The DNA region CCTGTCTGACATACATGGGTTACACCCTCCATTACCCTGGTCTCATCCTGTCTGACATACGGGTTACACCCTCCATTACCCTGGTCTCATCCTGTCTGACATACATGGGTTACACCCTCCATTACCCTGGTCTCATCCTGTCTGACATACATGGGTTACACCCTCCATTACCCTGGTCTCATCCTGTCTGACATACATGGGTTACACCCTCCATTTCCCTGGTCTCATCCTGTCTGACATACATGGGTTACACCCTCCATTACCCTGGTCTCATCCTGTCTGACATACGTGGGTTACACCCTACATTACCCTGGTCTCATCCTGTCTGACATACATGGGTTACACCCTCCATTACCCTGGTCTCATCCTGTCTGACATACATGGGTTACACCCTCCATTACCCTGGTCTCATCCTGTCTGACATACGGGTTACACCCTCCATTATCCTGGTCTCATCCTGTCTGACATACGTGGGTTACACCCTACATTACCCTGGTCTCATCCTGTCTGACATACATGGGTTACACCCTCCATTAACCTGGTCTCATCCTGTCTGACATACATGGGTTACACCCTCCATTATCCTGGTCTCATCCTGTCTGACATACGGTGCactcggaaattattcagaccccttgactttttccacattttgttaagttacagaaTTGCTCTAAAATGGATTAGTTTTCCCCCTTCATCAATCTGCACATAATACCGATAataataaagcaaaaacaggtttttagacatgttagcacatttataaaaagttttaaaaaactgaaatcacatttacataagtattcagaccttttactcagtattttgttgaagcatctttggcagcttcattggcacgcctgtatttggggagtttctcccattcttctctgcagatcctctcaagctctgtcaggttggatggggagcgttgctgcacagctactttcaggtctctccagagatgtttgatcagattcaagtgctgccaccaccatgcttcaccgtagggatggtgccaggtttcctccagcattcAGAACAAAGAGTTTAAttttggcttcatcagaccagagaatcttgctcctcatggtctgagagtctttagttgccttttggcaaactccaagcgggctgtcatgtgccttttcctgaggagtggcttccgtctgaccactaccataaaggcctaattggaagaatgctgtagagatggttttagctctggaaggttctcccatctccacagaggaactcaggagctcttgggttcttggtcacctccctgaccaaggtccttctcccccgattgctcagtttggctgggcggccagctgtaGGTAGAGcctcggtggttccaaacttctttcatttaagaatgatggacactgttttcttggggaccttcaatgctccagaaatgttttggtaccccagatctgtgcctcaacacaatcctgtctcagagctcaacatacaattcctttgacctcatggcttggttttcactctcacatgcactgtcaactgtaggacctttccaaatcatgtccaatccacaggtggactcccaagttgtagaaacatttcaaggatgatcaatggaaacaggattcacctgagctcaattgtgaGTCTcgtatcaaagggtctgaatacttatgtaaataaggtatttctgtgttttattttgaatacatttgcaacaatttctaaaaacctgttttagttttgtcattctggggtattgtgtgtagattgagggggaaaaaatgtatttcatgaatttttttagaataaggctgtaatgtaacaaaatgtggagaaagtcaaggggtctgaatactttccaaaagcgCTGTTTATGGGATATGTTGGattcatttttatttgttttgaaAAGATACATGATTTGCTTTTTTGAGTTTTCGAGTCttttactttgggttttgtacaccagcttcaaacacctgaaaatatgtatttcacagctgtttagatgtacaatgattctctacacaattactgcttgttttgtcacacagcTGAGttttaggcaaactattagaattttaggaACCAGGAAATGGCGCAGCCATTTCTGAGTATTGTACCTTTTAAATTAGTCTGTTGGTCTTTCAATGGCGAAATACACAAGGCAATATAATGAGAGGTTTACTGGCTGTGGAGACAGCTCCATCCAAGTCAGACAGCACAAGCCATTTCTATGTTGTTTATATTTAACTTGACATACATACTTCACAAGTATTGTTTTTCAGAGTAAGAGCCCATAAGTCTTAAATGAGCCCATTCATTGACCAGGGACCAGTGGTATTTAGTCAAATGATGTCATTCATTAACCCTTAATTTAAGCAATGATCATTCaacttttctttctttttgtaAACAAAGTCATATACTGCTATCACAAATGTACATCCTCTGACAGAGTGGAACTATACATACAGGTACAGTcaccaacactatatatatataatatatatataactggcCTCTAGATACCTGTCCACTAGTTAcactatatatatttacaaaagtatgtggacagccttcaaatgagtggattcacctatttcagccacacccagtGGTGATCGGTGTATATAATcgaacacagccatgcaatctcaatagacacacattggcaggagaatggccttactgaagagctcagtgactttcaacgtggcaccgtcatagtatgccacctttccaacaagtagcGTGTAACAATTgtttgtccttggttgcaacactcactaccgagttccaaactgcctctggaagcaacttcagcacaagaacaGTTCGTCgggggcttcatgaaatgggtttccatggccgagcagccgcacgcaagcctaagatcaccatgcgtaacaccaagcgttggctggagtggtgtaaagctcgccgccattggactctggagcagtggaaacacattctctggagtgatgaatcacgcttcaccatctggcagtctgacagacgaatctgggtttgactgatgccaggagaacgctacctgccccaatgcatagtgccaactgtaaagtttggtggaggaggaataatgctctgtagttgtttttcatggttcaggccccttacttccagtgaagggaaatcttaacgctacagcatacaatgacattctagacgattctgtgcttccaactttgtagcaacagtttggggaaggacctttcctgtttaagcatgacaattccccccgtgcacaaagcgaggtccacacagaaatggtttgtcgagatcagtgtggaagaacttgattggcctgcacagagccctgacctcaaccccatcgaacacctttgggatgaattggaacatcaACTgccagccaggcctaatcgcccaacatcagttcccgacctcactaagctcttgtggctgaatggaagcaagtccccacaggaatgttccaacatctagtggaaagcctccccagaatagtggaagctgttatagcagcaaagaggggacaaactccatattaatgcctatgatttcgGAATGAGAAGTTTGTggagcagttgtccacatactattGGCCATGTTGTGTATCTACCAGGCAGTCTGGTAGCCCCTTTTTACTGAATGATCTTCTCTGATGTCATCTGACAACTGTTTGTAGATACTTTGTCTTTGAGAAAGTTGTATTTTTTCAGCACACAGCCTTAAATAGTAATTAGGATGTTTATCAATAtttaatgtatactgaacaaaaatattattgcaacatgcaacaatttcaacgattttactgagttacagtaaaaACTCTTTCTAATTTGGCTGGGTcctcatctatggatttcacatgactgggcaggggtgcaggcatgggtggtcctgggagggCCCAGCCAATTAGAAAGAGTTTTTCCCCGCTCGAGGGTATTATTACAGACCATAAATACTCctgagtttcatcagctgtccgggtggctggtctcagacgatcctgcaggtgtgAGGCCgtatgtggagatcctgggctggcgtggttatgtGTGGTGTGCGGttgttggacgtactgacaaattctctaaaacgatgttggaggtggtttatggtagagaaattaacattaaattatctggcaacagctctggtaaaCATTCCCGCAGTCAGCATGcgaattgcacgctccctcaaaacttgagacatctgtggcattgtgtgacaactgcacattttatagtggccttttattgtccccagcacaaggtgcacctgtgtaatgatcatgtcgtttaatcagcttcttgatatgccacacctgtctggtggatggattatcttggcaatggagaaatgctcactaacagtaaacaaatttgtgcacaacatttgagagaaataagctttttgtgcatatggaacatttctgggatcttttatttcagctcagtaaacatgggaccaacactttacatgttgcgtttatatttgtgttcagtatataaaCGTACTGCTCCATATCAATGGGTTCCCGGTCACAGATTAAACCTGATCTTGAATAAAAGCATATTTCAATGTAGATTCTCCATTGAATTAGATTCTCCATTGAAATAGATCGAAATAGAAATTGAATTGGATTCTCCATTGTGAATGATTTGTAATTCTGGACTAGGCTTTATTTATGTCTGAACCTGTCCATGTTATATCCAGAAGGTTAGGACAGGGTGATGTTTAACCTGTTGAAAGACTTATTAATCTGTTCCAGCCTCCACTAAGGGTCTCCTGTTTCTTTATAAATGTTTTACAGTTTAGTAAAGTGTTTCTGAAAGACACTGTCTGTCCTCTGCTTTTATTTTCATCCTGTCCAACACTAGACTCATCTCTTATGTAAGGGAAGCTATGTAATATGCATTAgtagtggggggtgggggggattcactaggaaccaaaagAAGCAAACGCCACAAAACGGTGAGGGACCTACCAGAATTGTCGAATAACAAACTTGTTTTTGTTGCAAAAATGTTTTCCAtcgcaaaacgttttgctaccatgtgcacgaatgaatacacccctggtttGGTCCATATTTCTGGCAGGTATTCTGAGATGGGATATTTTCATGGTTGAATCTTCAGGATCATTAACATCATTAACATTAAAATTTGAAACTGAACTAACACTGGACAACTGGTCATTCTTCATTTAGCTTTCATAATAAGGTTCgtaaaataaaacaaacatttccACCACTACGCTAGAGTGGCTAATgctaaattggggagaaaaaggggtacaattTTAAAAAAGGAGGGTGATGACGATCACAGCGATCAAGAGGATATGGACACTGCGTCCGATACCGGTCAGCTATTCAAAAGATTATGAGCAGGAGATACACGACATCATACAAAGTCGGAGTTCAGAACATCGACCCATGGATGTGAGCGGTTGTAGTTATACAAGACGAAGAGCCATCAAAACCCCAGTAAAACGCAGGTCATGTACATTTCCCGTATGGAACAGGAGCTCAGATGACCACCCTGTGTGTAAGAAGCAAGAGTGGAGTAAAACTCGAAGCAAACCCGGAATACACAGTGAAACCAGAGAAGCAAGAAGAGCCTAATCTTCCAGTGAAGATCGAGTCCCAAGATACCCCCCCATAACAACATTGTTGACTGTTGTCAACTAAAAAGACAAGAGAATGGTAACCCCTCTGTTGTTAACGACTGTATCAGTAAGCACAGTAATGTCTACATGTTTGACATTGAACTCGGTTAGGAGACATATTCCACACTACTTAGCACACCCCCTGATAGACAAAGATCTAAAGCTCGTCAATTTAGGATATGAGAAGCCTATTGACAATCTATTGAGTCTGTTACAGGTATCTGAAGAGGTGTCTGAAAATGTAGTCAAGGCCCTGTCAGAATATAACCAAAGCACCTGTCATTGCTCACAGATGGCACAACTCTCTCAGACACTGGGATGTAGGCTTTTTATTTGTTGGGCCCCAGGGGATGAACACGAGATATATGGATTTAAAGACAATAGCACTTGTGTGTACACCATCATAGTATACAGAGAGAACAGGGCCAAATTGTACTACCTGCTTGCTGTCAAAAGTATTTTACACATACAACCTTGCAAGGCTACCTTTCACATCTCAGTTCCAGGTACACAAGCAGGCCTTTGTACACATGTCCGATGGTTCTTGTCAAGGTCCAGTCCTTTCCAACCCAACACATAGTGGAGATACTATTGAAACTAGTCACATTGTACTACAAGGTGAGTTATAGTTGGATAGTGTTCATCAAAGTCCTTACTCAACATTACAACAAAGTGGTTGATAGAAGTAGCTTATTTATACAAGGTAATCCATGTCATACACAAATGTTTTTCTTTTAAGTTATTCAAGTACTATAAAACAGTTTATTCTTCACAAGGTAATATATacaaaaaacattacatttataTGTTGACAGGGTCATAGTATGTTACATGGAATATGTTGTCTTCTGCAATGGTACATGACACAATAAAAGCATTTCATTGCACAATTACAAGCCTTGCCAATAGGGTCGTTATGGGTACATGTCATTTACACTACTGTATACTCAGTTTGCTGAGTTTTGTAAAGGATGTAGAGCATTCAGAACAGGTGCTACAGCATCTGCATGTTACATGGCCACAGTCTCCAACCCAGTCCTTGTTACTAGAACATGCATGACATGTAAACACAAAGTCTGGTACTCCTATAAGGGGTCTGTTACAGGTGGACTGCACATTGGGCACTGAAGGACACCATCTTTCTTGATACGTCTTATACACTGTAGACACATGATGTGTCCACATGTAAGGTAGCGGTTTGACATTTTCAAACAGCAGAGACAGGAAACGGGGTTCGGTATATATCGTCCAAATCATCATTGTCATCAGGCGCTATAAGGATAGAAACATACGTTATACAACTCAAGTGGACAGAAAGTGAAGTGTACAGAAACGTCCATTGCAGGGTATAGTTACAATAGCTATGTACAATGATCTGCTTACCTGTAAGCACAACGTTTTGGTCTGATTCAATTTCCACCATACATGTATCTTTAGACACGTAATGTGGAGATACACACTGGACATTTGAAACAAATCGACCATCTGACTCCATAACGGTGTTTAGGCGTGCCCATTGATCACTGTAGTACAGGGCAAGTGGTATACTCTCGGACAGAGAGTCCCCTGAGATGGTGTTAGTACGACTGGTTGGCTGTGGTGGCAGATGTACCGACTTGCGAAGAGGCATTGTGTAGGGTCTGTGTCTCAGTACTCTGCCCTTTGCTTTTATTGTGATGTATTTCATGTTGTGGTAGAACGTGTCGACGTTGGTGTCCTGACAGATGTTATCAGTGTGGGGGACCATGTCTGCATATATTAGCATCATATTGTGGTCAAACAGCGCTGTGCAAGGAGCCATTGCCGACAGTGCTATGTTGGAATCCCAGACGTTGGAGCATCTAATCCCGTATGTCTTCATCAAGTCGTATATCCTCTGGGGTTCTTGACATTGCACTGTTATCATCTTGGTTGATGACCCAGTCAGTACAACAGTGACACAGTGCGGTTCCTATGGGTCACACATACAAACAATTGTTATCAAAGGCCTAAACAGAGACATTTCAACGTTTAAAGTAATTAGAAGGTTTAGGAACTTACATGTTGACAGTGCAGCTTCATGTTCGTCAACTTGTCCGCCACGGTCGATCCC from Oncorhynchus mykiss isolate Arlee chromosome 1, USDA_OmykA_1.1, whole genome shotgun sequence includes:
- the LOC118964585 gene encoding uncharacterized protein LOC118964585; amino-acid sequence: MIPCWDHGALPIRSTSATLLSHYFLACLLLSTMLYLTIVIRWCCTPLDHINFITDNITKWYMNRWTYNDTRYLTVICIEIEPKGTTNYITQLVRLMQNLWVEPNVNVMECGNVDTLLGNKNALGVVSNTYSVTHTDSRPGLSFYKHLSNTEALVKGYDWTILKGSTVADKLTNMKLHCQHEPHCVTVVLTGSSTKMITVQCQEPQRIYDLMKTYGIRCSNVWDSNIALSAMAPCTALFDHNMMLIYADMVPHTDNICQDTNVDTFYHNMKYITIKAKGRVLRHRPYTMPLRKSVHLPPQPTSRTNTISGDSLSESIPLALYYSDQWARLNTVMESDGRFVSNVQCVSPHYVSKDTCMVEIESDQNVVLTAPDDNDDLDDIYRTPFPVSAV